The following coding sequences are from one Primulina eburnea isolate SZY01 chromosome 15, ASM2296580v1, whole genome shotgun sequence window:
- the LOC140814593 gene encoding uncharacterized protein, with product MPFPSKKVKSARISRLLNDHLHKSQNGSSLVVETGFPTSLIDLFIKNREKLLKSSNKKRASSLSVPSLNDDDDPVIAGSPTLLPSPPQSPSCMNSQVIAGLPLNCSSPLRSASILHLPLGVNEIDEGVRDGGGAERRCSVERVVDAKGIILVAVKIFLVAVLALGAKRLTLGITMSAFLLCFLECAGKHLRELLKPCSKAKGWLTSIVPKVRKLRYKDDRVDQKKGGASLWKERQEGFTRPDPSLKCCESRHQTRKIEIEKPNQYPITFFDEIQPEKEIMEDSCFKGTLRNQENDSNEMVIGKEKSLFESRKDKIKSKMKLFVPKKFRSLRKEHNFRRLKVVQEDKVAVCEEHGMEGCVDEGESETTSRSSSTSSGRFKEEDVMDSIYAVGGLREIDEEVATDKEVGGKETESAMSWSYFVLCSTVLIGLIGGRAFALLLTLSWFLVLKLSKTMTRYREVIKSVDDRSG from the coding sequence ATGCCATTCCCATCGAAGAAGGTGAAGAGTGCGAGAATTTCTCGATTGCTGAACGATCATCTGCACAAGTCTCAGAATGGCTCCTCGCTTGTGGTGGAAACCGGGTTTCCGACATCCCTAATCGATCTATTCAtcaagaatcgagaaaagttgCTAAAATCATCCAATAAAAAGCGTGCATCTTCTTTATCTGTACCGTCCCTGAATGATGATGACGATCCGGTGATTGCAGGATCGCCTACTCTTTTACCATCTCCTCCGCAGTCACCCTCTTGTATGAATTCACAGGTAATTGCAGGATTGCCTTTAAATTGTTCTTCTCCCTTGCGAAGCGCCTCGATTTTGCACTTGCCTTTGGGTGTGAATGAAATCGACGAGGGAGTTCGTGATGGTGGTGGAGCTGAGAGGAGGTGTTCTGTTGAAAGGGTTGTGGATGCAAAAGGAATTATCTTGGTggcagtaaaaatatttttggtggcTGTTTTGGCGTTAGGGGCAAAGAGACTAACATTAGGAATTACCATGTCTGCGTTCTTGTTGTGTTTCCTTGAGTGTGCAGGGAAACATCTGCGTGAATTGTTGAAGCCATGTTCAAAGGCTAAAGGGTGGTTGACTTCGATTGTGCCAAAGGTGCGGAAATTAAGATACAAGGATGATAGAGTAGACCAGAAGAAAGGTGGTGCATCGTTGTGGAAGGAGCGGCAAGAGGGATTTACGAGACCAGATCCTTCTTTAAAGTGCTGTGAATCAAGGCATCAGACTCGAAAGATTGAAATCGAGAAACCAAATCAATATCCGATTACTttttttgatgaaatacaaCCAGAGAAGGAAATAATGGAGGATTCCTGTTTTAAAGGGACGTTGAGGAATCAGGAAAATGACTCAAATGAGATGGTGATTGGGAAAGAAAAGTCTCTCTTTGAATCTcggaaagataaaataaaatcaaagatgaAGTTATTTGTACCAAAGAAATTTCGGAGTTTAAGAAAAGAACACAACTTTAGAAGGTTAAAAGTCGTTCAAGAGGATAAAGTTGCCGTGTGTGAAGAACATGGAATGGAAGGATGCGTGGATGAAGGGGAATCAGAGACTACTAGCAGATCATCATCTACTTCAAGCGGAAGATTCAAAGAAGAAGATGTCATGGATTCAATTTATGCAGTTGGTGGTTTGCGGGAGATTGATGAGGAAGTAGCCACAGACAAGGAAGTGGGGGGCAAGGAAACAGAATCTGCAATGAGTTGGAGTTACTTCGTGCTCTGTTCTACTGTTCTTATTGGACTCATTGGGGGTCGTGCGTTTGCACTCTTGCTCACCTTATCGTGGTTTCTTGTGTTGAAATTAAGCAAAACAATGACTAGGTACAGAGAGGTGATAAAGTCTGTTGATGACAGGTCtggttag